The following DNA comes from Treponema primitia ZAS-1.
CACACTCATCGGGGTAAAGGTGAGAAGTTTGAGATATCCAATGTTTCCTATCATGTCATGCTTAACCGTGGGGACCTCAATAATAGCTCTGGTGAGGGTAACGGGAAATTCAAGCTTTTCTCCCCGGCGAATCAGGAGCTTTACATCCAGCCCGGGGGTTCCCCGGAGGCGGTTTAAGACTTCGTCCATGGACAGGGCATCCGTGGATTCATCGTTTATTTCGACGATAAGGTCGCCGGGGTTAATCCCTGCCCGCCATCCGGGAGTATCCTCCATGGGGGAGGCCACCTCCACATAGGGGGGTCTGCCATCGGGTCTGGCCGCAGTTGGTTTGGTTATATACAAGCCCACCCCGCCGAAATTTCCCTGGGTAGTATCGTTTAGATCGGACATTTCCGATTCCGGCAAAAAGGCTGTGTAGGGATCTCCCAGGGCTTTAAACATACCGGACATAGCCCCCTCATACAGGATCTTTGGATCGACATCCTCTACATACCGTTTTTGAATAAAGTCAAAAACATTCTGAATAATAGAAGTATACTTTTTGGAATCCTGTTCATTGCCCTGGGCGTACATACGGGGTACGGAGGCAAATATAAATATCACACTGAGGATCAGGATAGCAGCAAGCCATACCATCGGCACAGTCTTGGGTGCCGCCGGCACAGTCTTGGGTGCCGGCGGGTAGGGCAGCTTTTTCTTAATATCATCCATAACAATACATCCTTTTTGTATTTCCTTCAGTATTTATCGGCGTTTTTGCCGTTGAATATGCTGAATACTTAATTGTAGGAAACCTGGGAGCTTTGTCAATTACCAGAGTCCCAGCAGTTTCATCCGTTTCGCGGTTTTTCGCATATCATATTCAAGTCGTTTGAACTGCCACAGCCCGGATTCGGTGTCGAAGAAGGCGTACCGGGCTGCGGCGTGGTGATATTTTAGAAAATGATGGGCATCCGCCTGGTCCCGGGGGAAACCGATGCTTCCCGGGTTGAGCAGTACCCGCAGGTTTTCCCGGCCCGTTTCGATGGTAGAATCCGGTTTCCCATACCCTATTTGATAGGATACGGTCCCCTGGGGTTCCCGGGATGCAAGAAAAAACGAAGGGAGATGGGTGTGCCCAAAAAAACAGCGGGTAAAATCGCCCTGGGCAAAGGCGGCTTCGGCATCGGTCTGGGAAAAAACATAGCCCCAGATGGGATTTTCCGGACTGCCGTGGGACAGAAGCAGATCCTCGTAGGTGGTTTTAAGGGGAAGTTTGGAAAGATAGGCGCTATCCTCCGGTGAAAGCTGGGGCCGGGTCCATTCCAGGGCGATCCGGGCATGATCCGCAAAGTAGGAAAGGTCCGTAACACCCCCAGCGGCGAGATCGTGGTTTCCCCCTAAAACAACGGTACAGTGTTCGGCGGCCCGGGCGATACACTCCCTTGGATCCGGTCCGTAACCTACCAAGTCCCCCAGGCAAAGAACCGCATCCCGGTCCGCCCGGGTCTTATGCAGAACCGCATCAAAGGCAGCCAAATTGGCATGTATATCCGAAACAACCAATATTCGCATTTTATAATTATTTTAGTATAATATAGTTGTAAACGTAAGTAGGAAGGACATGGAAGAAAAAAAATCAGGACATCTGGCCGATATGTTTTCGGATAGGTTTTCCGATGTTTGGAAACTCCTATCTGAGACCACCGTTTTTTTGAGCAGAACCAAAGAATTTGACTCCTATGAAAGTCAGCTCCGTGCCTGGCGTTCCGAGCTGCAATCCTCCGGCAAGAATCCCGATGTAGCCCAAAGGATCCGTTCCGATCTGACGGGGCTCCGGAAAAGCCTCCGTCTCCAGGGCTATGATCTGAGCATGGGAAAGCAGAGCCTCGTTATTGACGGATTCCGAAACGATGCCTGTCTTGGCGAAGGGTTCCGGCGGGTGGTCATATTTATCACGGACAACAATATTTTTTCCCTTGCGGGGGATGATAACCATATTGCCCTGGCGGAATATCTTGAAGCGCAGGTACAGGCTCAGATTAACGCCCACAAGCAGCCGATTCGAATTCTGGACAGGCATTATCTATGGTATCGCCGTCAGGGGCAGGACCTTATTCTTTCAGGGTCGGATACGGAAACTAAGGAAGACTTTGAGCGGTTTGCTGCAATGTGTGATGCCAATAGTCTGCTGTTTTTGAGCGGACTTAAGGGTCTGCGGTAAGGGGTATATCATCGTAGCGGCCGGAGTTGTTCCAGTAGGTCAGTCCGTTTGAACCGGCGTCCCGGACCCCCTCAACCTGGCGGCGGACATAGTCGGTGTTGTAATACTGCCTATCGTAGGAAACGTTAAGAAAAAAAGCCTGCACATAGGGCCGGACGATGATCTGTCCCCGGCCTATACGTTCGGTGCGCTGGGTACCCTGGAAGTAGATCCGGTAGGGCCGGAGTTCCGCCGGAGCCTGGGCTAAAAAGTCCTGTTCAAAGTGGCTGGGGTAGTACATGGGGCAGATAACGTCCACGTACGGCGCCAGGAGCTCCACCTCCTGGCCGGTACGGGCGCCGGTACGGTACCAGCCGTTGGCGCCGTAGATGTCGATGGATATGGGGGCGTCCACCCGGGAATGGATGTGCCGCATAAACGAGAGGATGGCGCTTTCCATGTCCATGCCGCTTTCCCGCCAGCGATACTGTGCGTCGGCGAGGTTTGCCCCATCGGTGGGGAACCGGATATAGTCAAACTGGATTTCGTCAAAGCCCCGCTGGTGGAGTTCTGCGGAAATGGCGGCGGTGTATTCCCACACTTCTTCTGAGTAGGGATCCACCCAGCGTTCATCGTAGTAGGTTCGCTTAATTTCGTAAGCCGGATCGTCTGCGCTCAGTATTTCTGCTTCATAGGCGGAATCCTTGTCCACGCCGGTTCCCTTGGCTTGTCTCGAATCGTAATAGCCTACCCAGGGCTTCCCCCTGCGGCTGTCCCACACGGCGTACTTGCCCCCTTCCTTCCGGGCCAGTTCCGGGTCCTTAAACACCACAATGCGGGCAACGGTATATATACCCCGGTTCTTCATGTTTTTTAAAAGTGCGTCGATATCCACCGGCCGGAAGACCCTGCCTTTTTCAGGAATGGCGGGATTGTTCGGACTGAACCTGAGACGGCCGTAGTCGTCCTTCATATCGATTACCACCATATTAAGACCGCTTTCTTCTATCACCTTGAGATAGGGGGCGAGGCTTCTACTTTCCATGGAATGATTCACCGGAAGGTACAATCCCTGCCTGCCCCTGGCGGTGTTCCGCGGGGGTGAACTGATCAGGGTATTTTCGGGAACCCGTATTGGATCCTCCGGGGCGTTTACCGCATCCAGCAGCCAAAGCTCCGACAGGGTAACCGGTTCAGTATCGGTGAAGGCATCGCTGCCCCAGGAGATAAAGCATGAAGGTTTGATCCCCCAGGCTGCGGGGATGGACCGTATAAAGGCACGGAGATCCTGCCTGGTTCGGCCCGCTGCGGGAAGCGTTGCTGCGGGTGATGCCAGGGGGTAGTTCAGTTCCACTATGGCCCCTTCCCGGACAAAGCGTATCCCCGCGCCGGTGATGTCCAGGGAATCTACGGTGCCGAAATCGGCGGCGTCCGACCAGACAGGGGTAAACCGTTTCTGTCCCCAATCAAGCTGGTAGATCCTGCGGCGAAAGGTCTGGGAAGCGTAGATTTTCTGCGTTCCCCCCACGGTTGCCACCGCAATGTCCGATACCTCGTCGGGGTTTGCGGTGGTTTCCAGCCGCTCAATCCCCTGGTTAAGCTCCACCCATTGATTATTGCGGCTGTCCGGAAGGAGGTAATGTACCCCATAGGTACTGTGGGAGAGAAAAACCGTAAGCGCCGGTACTGATGCTGTTGGCAGTGTTGCTATGGCCACCGCCTTTATCCCATTGGTTCTGTAGGGCGGCGACCCCAGGCTTTCCCAGTTCCGGCCGGCGTCCCGGGAAAGGAACACCGTGTCCTTGGTGGCGCACACCATAATATCCGGGTTTTCCGGAAGGGCCCGGAGATCCTTTATTTCCTGGACCTGGTAGGTAAAGGTTTTTATCCCCCGGCTATAGTTTTTTATCGTTTTTACCGGCAGCCCCCTGTTCCGGGGCTCCCATCGGAGCAGATCCGTCGAAACCAGTATCCCCTGATCCCCCAGGATGGCCCAGTATCCGGCAGTGTTGAGTATTTTTCGTACGGCGCCTCCGGACCAAAGGGGCCGTACCATACCCAGCCGATCCACCCCGTAAAGCCCCTTGTCGGTTCCCATGATCGTAGGCCAGGTAGTCTGGACAGACATCCCGGTTTGGGCGCCGGCGCCGGTGGGCAGGAGCAGAGCCAAACAGGAAAATAGTATAAAAGCCCTTAGGAACCGGCCTTTACAGGTACCTTTTTGGTTCACCGTTATCTACCAGTGCATAGAGTTCAATATAAATCTTGGCGGTACTGGTGGCGATTTTTGCCAACAATACTTCCTCAATCTGGAAGAGGCCCACCTCGCTGGACATCTGTATTTCAATGCGTATCGGCTTTTCCTTGCCCGGGAAAATCCGGACATCCTCAATGGAATTGGCCGATAACTGGTGAATATCCCCGGGCCGGGGACCGCCGGCCACAATCAGGGGAATTCGGGCCCGGCCCTTGGTCATGTCACAGCCGTCCGCAATCTGAACAACCCCCGCCTCCAGGGAATGGATGGTCCTGCTCCCCATGTGGCCGGATATACCCTCCAGAGCCAGGGACCGGACCGTTACCATTTTTTGCAGACTCCCCGTATAGACCTTCCTGAGGAGCCGGTCCAGAATGGGGTAGGCCAGATAAATGCTGTGCAGCTCATGATCCTGGCGGCCAATGGTCATGCCCAGGTCGTGGAGTATGCCCGCAAGGAACACCGCGGTAAGGCTATCGTCAAAATTACCGCAGTCCTCCTTCTCTAAATTGGTCTTGATCCCCGCATCCCGGAGGAGCCCCATCATAATCAGGGCGTTCAGCGCCACGGTACGCATATGAACCGGGCCATGGTCGTTGAAATTCAGCCGCATAATGGAAACCGTATTGGCATATTCCTGCATAGCCTGAACCTCATCGTCCTCAAGGACGAGCTTAACCGCCTCCACCGTCTTCCCGCCGAGGCCGAAACTCTTAACGGTTTCGAGGATTTTGGCATCAAGGGCTAGTTCTTTCTGTGATCTCATACCTATAAAATACGATTATATGAGGTTTAGGTCCAGTAGGAAGGCCAATGTTATTGATAAATTGTTGAAGTCCCCGTAGAAGTGCTTTGTGAAGTTGTATTTGTTTGGAAAAATTGATTGGACAGATTAAAGAGCGATAATGATATGATTGGTTTAATGAGCTTGCATTTCATTAAACCAATTTCTGAATTCGTTCTAGTGACCAGTACCGATTTTCCCGTAAAACCTGCTCTGTTCCATTTTTAGCAAAAATTACGTCCGGCTCACCGGTATTATCAATGATATAGCATTCATCGCAAAGATTAAGCAGTTTTGGTATATTTGCTAGGGATTTATAATAACGGCTGCGGATTTTCCCCACCGGTACATCATGACCACCGCTCTTAATCCTGCTTTTAACCCGGAAAATGTTGAGAGCTGGATCGGCGGTAAGAACATAGATACTTTCAATAAAATATCCCACCTTCTTAGCTCGTTCCAACAACTCAAGATTCCGCTCGGTTGAAAGGACGGTCTCAAATGTAAAATCCTTTGTTTCTTTTAAACATAATTCTCGGAGTTTTTCCGCTTCTTCTGCAGCTTTAAGATCGCTGCAAGCCCGATGTTTCTTGATTTCATCGGCATTTATATATAAACCGATAGTTTCCCTGTTTTGGGTTATTGTGCTTTTTCCGGATCCATTCGGCCCGGCAAAACAGAGTATCTTTGGTTTATTTACTAATACGGTACTGTTTTCTGCCATCGGGGTATTCCAGATAGGGTTGTTTTTTCACCGAATCGTATAGGGCAATGGGAACCCCCTTCCCCTTCATTTCACTAACCGTTTCCTGTACCGCCCTTTTGGCGTTCTGTTCAAGGACATCCGCTTTTTTGCTAATTTCAGAAGGTTTTTCCAAAGTAAGGGGGAAGGGGATTCTCTTCTGGGCAGCCACTTGGGTTAGATAAATAGTAATCCCGGCACTCATATTCAGCCCGAGGTTGCGGAAAACCTCATCGGCCTGTTTTTTAATTTTTTCATCAATCCGTATACTTAATCTTGGTTCAGCCATATTTTAAATGTAACCCATTGGCTACCCATTGTCAATACATTGGATCTTTGCTTGTTTTTAAGGGTCTGACGGTTATAATCCCAATGAAATCCTTGAATACGAGGAGGGACTAGCCGCCATGGGCAGTCCTCCTCCTGCGGATCGCTAAACCGGGACAAAACACCGCCCTGGTTTTTCGGCCAGGGCGGTAAGTTCGTACTGCTAAGTTACACCCCTTGTCTGTTCCGCCTAATCAGATCCAGGGTGGTCTGCACCGTTGCGCTCTGGTATCCCTTCAGCGGCAGGATCCGCTCGTGGATGGCGTCGATGATCCAGTTGATCTGGGGGAAGTAGAGTTCCTCCATTTCCGCCGCCGGTGTAATCCAGTTGCGGCTTCCCACCACCGCCACCGGCGCGTCCAGGTAATCAAAGGCCATGGTCTGGATGTTCGAAGCCACCGTGTGGAGGTAGGAACCCCGTTCCGCAGCATCACTGGTCAGCAGCAGTTTTCCTGTTTTTTTGACGGACTCGATGATCTTTTCGTAGTTCAGGGGATTGATAAAGCGGAGATCGATGATTTCCGCTTCCAGACCAAAATCCGCCTGAAGTTTTTTTGCCACATCCATGGCCTTGTACAGGGTCGCCCCCAAGGTAACGATGGTAAGATCCTTCCCCTGCCTTCGTATGGCTGGCTCTCCTTCGGGTACTTCGTAATAGCCTTCCGGGACGCCGCTCTTTTCAAACTGTTCGCTCACATCGTAGAGGAGCTGGCTTTCAAAGAAGATCACCGGGTCGGTTCCCCGGAGCGCTAAGTTGAGCATGCCCTTGGCATCGTAGGGAGTGGCGGGGAAGTAAGCCTTGAGCCCCGGGATATGAGCCACCAGACCTGCCCAGTCCTGGCTGTGCTGGGCGCCGTACTTGTTGCCCACCGAAACCCGGATTACCAGGGGCATTTTGAGAAGCCCCGCGGACATGGACTGCCACTTGGATGCCTGGTTGAAGATTTCATCCCCGGCCCGGCCGAGGAAGTCGCAGTACATCAGTTCTACTACCGCTCGGCCGCCGGAAAGGGCGTAGCCAACCCCGGATCCTACGATGGCGCCTTCGGAAATAGGGCTGTTGAAGAACCGGTTGTAGGGCAGTAATTCTGTGAGCCCCCGGTATACCGCAAAAGCGCCTCCCCAGTCCCGGTTATCTTCACCCCAGGCCGCCATGGTGGGGTCCGTGGCAAAGCGGTGGGCCATGGCCTCGAAAAGACCGTCCCGGTACTGGTAAACCTTGTTCTTGGAAACCGGTTTGCCCTCCGCATCAAAGCCGTACCGGGATTTACCCGCCAGGGCCTTGACCCGGGCATTATCCGCCAGGGGCTGAGAAAGGTCACTCTTTCGGTCATCCAGTTTTTCAACCTTGCCGTTGGAGAACATTACCGATTCGATAAAGGCCCCGCCTAAGCGGGGGGAGACATCATTATTGGTGGCAAGCTTGACCGCATCCAGGAGCTTGGCGCTCACATGGGTACGGAGATTTTCCAGTTCAGCCTTGTCGGCGATTTTATTTTCAATAAGGTAGGCGCCGTAGGATTCGATGGAATCCGCTTCCTGCCAGAGTTTCACCTCCTCGGGGGTGCGGTAACTGGAGGCGTCCGAGGGGGAGTGGCCGGAGACACGGTAGGTCATGGTGTCCAGGAGTACCGGACCCTTGCCCGCCAGGAGTATCGCTTTTTTCCGGGTAATGGCATCCGCCACCGCCAATGGATTGTAGCCGTCCACCCGTTCGGAGTGCATGTTCTCGGGGTTCACCCCAGCGCCGACCCGGGCCATGATCCCGTAGCCCATGGTTTCCCCAACGGTCTGGCCGCCCATACCGTAGAAGTTGTCAAAGAAATTGAACAGTATCGGCGGCGCGCCGCCGGCATCCTTTGGCCAGAGGGTATTGTACTGATCCATGGCTGCCATCATCATTGCTTCCCAGACCGGGCCGCAGCCCATGGAGGCGTCACCAATGTTGGCGATAACGATACCAGGCTTTTTGTTGATCCGCTTGTACAGCGCCGACCCGGTGGCGATATCCGCCGAACCGCCGACAATAGCGTTGTTGGGCATGGAACCGAAGGGGGTAAAGAAGGCGTGCATGGACCCCCCGAGCCCGCGGTTGAACCCGGCTTTGCGGGCAAAAATTTCCGCTAAGGTACCGTAGAGGACAAAGTTTTCCGCCAGGTCCTTTACATTCTTGTAACTGGCCTTTTCCGCCGCAGCCAGGGTCTCCCCGCCCAGGAAACCCTTCATGATTTCCTCAAGCTTTTTCTCATCCAATTGCCAAATCGCGGAATAACACTTGGCCAGAATTTCTCCGTGGCTCCGGTGGCTGCCGAAGATGTAGTCGTCGGTAGTAAGATTAACGCACTGCCCCACGGAAGAAGCTTCCTGTCCCAGGGAAAGGTGAGCCGGCCCCTTGTGGTTATACTCAATGCCGTTCCAGGTTCCCTGGGTCTTAAAGGTGTTGAGCATGGTTTCAAATTCCCGGATGGTCACCATATCGTACCAAATCCGCTTAAGCTTATCCTTTCCGTAAAGATCGATTTCTTTCTTGATATCGCCCTTATACTGATTAACCGGAATATCCTTGAGTTTGAGAATATCCGGTTTCCGTACTGCTTTTGGATCCACCACTTGTGATTTAGGCATTTTCTGTTCTCCTTAGTTTAATTGTTTTTATAGCTCCCACACCGCATCACGGATCAGTTCGCTGACCGTGGGGTGAGGGAAGATGATCTGCTTCACGTCTTCGATCCGCAGTTCCTGTTCTATTAAAGCAGCGCCGCCCCAGATAAATTCCGAAGCATAGGCGCCAACGGCATGGATCCCCAGGATACAACCGGAAGCGGCATCGGCGATTACCTTTACTGCTCCCTGCCCGGTGAACGTGTTTTCCGCAGCAAAACGGCCGGAAACCCGCATGGGCAATGACGCCTTGCGGATGGCGATTCCCTTGGCTGCCGCTTCCTGCTCGGTCATCCCTACCCCGGCGGCTTCGGTAACCCCATAAACCGCCCAGGGTACGGCGTTGTAGCGCATTCGGTTGGAAGTCCCGGGGGCGCTGCTGTCCAGGTTCGTCAGTATATCCGCCACCGCTACCTCCGCCATGCGATAGGCCGAATGGGCCAGGAGGCTCTTCCCGGTTACGTCCCCGGCGGCCCAGACACCCGGTACGTTGGTCCGCATCCGGTCGTCCACGTTGACCCCCTTGGGTGTCAGGTCCAGCCCCGCAGCTTCGGCGCCCCAGGTATTGAGCACCGGCCGACGGCCTACTGCTACGAGCACTAAATCTGCTTCCACGGATTCAGGCGCCTTGCCCTTGGGCGTAAAGTGAACCGTGGCGCCATCGATCTTTTCAACCTTGCAGCCCAGTTTAAAATTAACGCCCTTCATAGCCCGGCGGAGCAGGGGCGCCTGTTCCTTGTCCATAAAGGGGATGATCTCATCCATCATTTCTATGACCGTAACTTCCGATCCAAAACTGGAAAAGAGGCCGGCGAATTCTACCCCGATAACCCCACCCCCAATGACGGCGAGCCGTTTGGGCACGGTAGTTACGCCGAGGAGCCCGGTGGAATCCACCACCCGGGAATTGTCCTTTGAACCCGGTATGGGAGGGATAGCAGGAACGGAGCCTGCGGAAACCAGGATAGTCCGCCCCTCATGCTCTTCGGTTCCGCCGCCGCTCAGGGTTACTTTTACTTTTCCCGGCGCGCCTCCCCTGGGCGGGGTAAGAATTTCCCCCCGTCCGTTGGCCACATCCACGCCGAAACGTTTCATCTGCCCCGCAATCCCTTCCCGCATTTTTACTGAAACATCTTCTTTCCATTTTTGGATGATCCCCCAGTCAAAGGAAACATCCGCAGCGGTAACGCCGAATTTTCCCGCCTCCTTTGCGTGGACGTAGAGCTTAGCCGAGTTGAGCAGAGTCTTGGTGGGGATGCACCCCACATTCAGGCAGGTCCCTCCAAGGTGTTGTTCTTCTATCAATAGGACCTTTTTTTTAAGGTGTCCCAGCCGTTCTGCCGCGAGGTATCCCCCGGGGCCGGCGCCGATAATTATGGTATCGTACATTGTTAACTCCCCTTATATCGCCAGGGTGAGGTCGATGTTCGCCACCGCCTCTCCCAGTGCTTTTAGAAATTTCGCCGCCGGAGCGCCGTCCACCACCTGATGGTTGATGGTCAGGCTGAATCCGATATGGGGCAGGAACTGAACCCCGCAGCTGCCTTCTTCATCAGCCTCCACGGGCTTAAGTTCGATATTGCAGACCCCCAGGATGCCCACCTCAGGTGCGTTGAGTACCGGTGTAAAGTTGGAAACCCCCAGGCTGCCCAGGTTGGTTACCGTAAAGGTGGATCCCGAAAGTTCATCGGGCTTGACCCCGCTGCCCTGGCAGGCCGCGGCTAGCCGTTTCGCCTCGCCGGAAATCTGCTGCAAGGACAGGAGATTGGCGTTCCGGATTACCGGCACCATGAGTCCCCGGGGTGTATCCACCGCCACCCCCAGATGTACCCGTTCAAAGGTTTTCAGGGTGTCCCCGATTTTGAGGGCGTTCATGAAGGGATACCGCGGCAGGGTTCGTGACACCGCGTAGAGGATCAGGTCGTTAACGGTGATCTTGGAAAGCCCTAAGCTTTCCCCGGAGCCCTTCATCC
Coding sequences within:
- a CDS encoding alpha-ketoacid dehydrogenase subunit alpha/beta, which produces MPKSQVVDPKAVRKPDILKLKDIPVNQYKGDIKKEIDLYGKDKLKRIWYDMVTIREFETMLNTFKTQGTWNGIEYNHKGPAHLSLGQEASSVGQCVNLTTDDYIFGSHRSHGEILAKCYSAIWQLDEKKLEEIMKGFLGGETLAAAEKASYKNVKDLAENFVLYGTLAEIFARKAGFNRGLGGSMHAFFTPFGSMPNNAIVGGSADIATGSALYKRINKKPGIVIANIGDASMGCGPVWEAMMMAAMDQYNTLWPKDAGGAPPILFNFFDNFYGMGGQTVGETMGYGIMARVGAGVNPENMHSERVDGYNPLAVADAITRKKAILLAGKGPVLLDTMTYRVSGHSPSDASSYRTPEEVKLWQEADSIESYGAYLIENKIADKAELENLRTHVSAKLLDAVKLATNNDVSPRLGGAFIESVMFSNGKVEKLDDRKSDLSQPLADNARVKALAGKSRYGFDAEGKPVSKNKVYQYRDGLFEAMAHRFATDPTMAAWGEDNRDWGGAFAVYRGLTELLPYNRFFNSPISEGAIVGSGVGYALSGGRAVVELMYCDFLGRAGDEIFNQASKWQSMSAGLLKMPLVIRVSVGNKYGAQHSQDWAGLVAHIPGLKAYFPATPYDAKGMLNLALRGTDPVIFFESQLLYDVSEQFEKSGVPEGYYEVPEGEPAIRRQGKDLTIVTLGATLYKAMDVAKKLQADFGLEAEIIDLRFINPLNYEKIIESVKKTGKLLLTSDAAERGSYLHTVASNIQTMAFDYLDAPVAVVGSRNWITPAAEMEELYFPQINWIIDAIHERILPLKGYQSATVQTTLDLIRRNRQGV
- a CDS encoding type II toxin-antitoxin system RelB/DinJ family antitoxin; this encodes MAEPRLSIRIDEKIKKQADEVFRNLGLNMSAGITIYLTQVAAQKRIPFPLTLEKPSEISKKADVLEQNAKRAVQETVSEMKGKGVPIALYDSVKKQPYLEYPDGRKQYRISK
- a CDS encoding metallophosphoesterase family protein, yielding MRILVVSDIHANLAAFDAVLHKTRADRDAVLCLGDLVGYGPDPRECIARAAEHCTVVLGGNHDLAAGGVTDLSYFADHARIALEWTRPQLSPEDSAYLSKLPLKTTYEDLLLSHGSPENPIWGYVFSQTDAEAAFAQGDFTRCFFGHTHLPSFFLASREPQGTVSYQIGYGKPDSTIETGRENLRVLLNPGSIGFPRDQADAHHFLKYHHAAARYAFFDTESGLWQFKRLEYDMRKTAKRMKLLGLW
- a CDS encoding HD domain-containing protein: MRSQKELALDAKILETVKSFGLGGKTVEAVKLVLEDDEVQAMQEYANTVSIMRLNFNDHGPVHMRTVALNALIMMGLLRDAGIKTNLEKEDCGNFDDSLTAVFLAGILHDLGMTIGRQDHELHSIYLAYPILDRLLRKVYTGSLQKMVTVRSLALEGISGHMGSRTIHSLEAGVVQIADGCDMTKGRARIPLIVAGGPRPGDIHQLSANSIEDVRIFPGKEKPIRIEIQMSSEVGLFQIEEVLLAKIATSTAKIYIELYALVDNGEPKRYL
- the lpdA gene encoding dihydrolipoyl dehydrogenase — its product is MYDTIIIGAGPGGYLAAERLGHLKKKVLLIEEQHLGGTCLNVGCIPTKTLLNSAKLYVHAKEAGKFGVTAADVSFDWGIIQKWKEDVSVKMREGIAGQMKRFGVDVANGRGEILTPPRGGAPGKVKVTLSGGGTEEHEGRTILVSAGSVPAIPPIPGSKDNSRVVDSTGLLGVTTVPKRLAVIGGGVIGVEFAGLFSSFGSEVTVIEMMDEIIPFMDKEQAPLLRRAMKGVNFKLGCKVEKIDGATVHFTPKGKAPESVEADLVLVAVGRRPVLNTWGAEAAGLDLTPKGVNVDDRMRTNVPGVWAAGDVTGKSLLAHSAYRMAEVAVADILTNLDSSAPGTSNRMRYNAVPWAVYGVTEAAGVGMTEQEAAAKGIAIRKASLPMRVSGRFAAENTFTGQGAVKVIADAASGCILGIHAVGAYASEFIWGGAALIEQELRIEDVKQIIFPHPTVSELIRDAVWEL
- a CDS encoding putative glycoside hydrolase, whose amino-acid sequence is MNQKGTCKGRFLRAFILFSCLALLLPTGAGAQTGMSVQTTWPTIMGTDKGLYGVDRLGMVRPLWSGGAVRKILNTAGYWAILGDQGILVSTDLLRWEPRNRGLPVKTIKNYSRGIKTFTYQVQEIKDLRALPENPDIMVCATKDTVFLSRDAGRNWESLGSPPYRTNGIKAVAIATLPTASVPALTVFLSHSTYGVHYLLPDSRNNQWVELNQGIERLETTANPDEVSDIAVATVGGTQKIYASQTFRRRIYQLDWGQKRFTPVWSDAADFGTVDSLDITGAGIRFVREGAIVELNYPLASPAATLPAAGRTRQDLRAFIRSIPAAWGIKPSCFISWGSDAFTDTEPVTLSELWLLDAVNAPEDPIRVPENTLISSPPRNTARGRQGLYLPVNHSMESRSLAPYLKVIEESGLNMVVIDMKDDYGRLRFSPNNPAIPEKGRVFRPVDIDALLKNMKNRGIYTVARIVVFKDPELARKEGGKYAVWDSRRGKPWVGYYDSRQAKGTGVDKDSAYEAEILSADDPAYEIKRTYYDERWVDPYSEEVWEYTAAISAELHQRGFDEIQFDYIRFPTDGANLADAQYRWRESGMDMESAILSFMRHIHSRVDAPISIDIYGANGWYRTGARTGQEVELLAPYVDVICPMYYPSHFEQDFLAQAPAELRPYRIYFQGTQRTERIGRGQIIVRPYVQAFFLNVSYDRQYYNTDYVRRQVEGVRDAGSNGLTYWNNSGRYDDIPLTADP
- a CDS encoding zeta toxin family protein; this translates as MAENSTVLVNKPKILCFAGPNGSGKSTITQNRETIGLYINADEIKKHRACSDLKAAEEAEKLRELCLKETKDFTFETVLSTERNLELLERAKKVGYFIESIYVLTADPALNIFRVKSRIKSGGHDVPVGKIRSRYYKSLANIPKLLNLCDECYIIDNTGEPDVIFAKNGTEQVLRENRYWSLERIQKLV